In one window of Sciurus carolinensis chromosome X, mSciCar1.2, whole genome shotgun sequence DNA:
- the Lpar4 gene encoding lysophosphatidic acid receptor 4, translating to MGDRRFIDFQFQDLNSSLRPRLGNATTNNTCIVDDSFKYNLNGAVYSVVFILGLITNSASLFVFCFRMKMRSETAIFITNLALSDLLFVCTLPFKIFYNFNRHWPFGDTLCKISGTAFLTNIYGSMLFLTCISVDRFLAIVYPFRSRTIRTRRNSAIVCAGVWILVLSGGISASLFSTTNVNNATTTCFEGFSKRVWKTYLSKITIFIEVVGFIIPLILNVTCSSVVLRTLRKPATLSQIGTNKKKVLKMITVHMAVFVVCFVPYNSVLFLYALVRSQAITNCLLERFAKIMYPITLCLATLNCCFDPFIYYFTLESFQKSFYINTHIRMESLFKTETPLTTKPSLPAIQEEVSDQTTNNGGELMLESTF from the coding sequence ATGGGTGACAGAAGATTCATTGACTTTCAATTCCAAGATTTAAATTCAAGCCTCAGACCCAGGTTAGGCAATGCTACTACCAATAATACTTGCATTGTTGATGATTCCTTCAAGTATAATCTGAATGGTGCTGTCTACAGTGTTGTATTCATCCTGGGTCTGATAACCAACAGTGCCTCTCTGTTTGTCTTCTGCTTCCGCATGAAAATGAGAAGTGAGACTGCTATTTTCATCACTAATCTGGCCCTCTCTGATTTGCTTTTTGTCTGTACACTacccttcaaaatattttacaacttCAATCGCCACTGGCCTTTTGGTGACACTCTCTGCAAGATCTCTGGGACTGCATTCCTCACCAATATCTATGGTAGCATGCTCTTTCTTACCTGTATTAGTGTGGATCGTTTCCTGGCCATTGTCTATCCCTTCCGATCTCGTACCATTAGGACCAGGAGGAATTCTGCCATTGTGTGTGCTGGTGTCTGGATTCTGGTCCTCAGTGGTGGTATTTCAGCATCTTTGTTCTCCACCACAAATGTCAACAATGCAACCACCACCTGCTTTGAGGGCTTCTCCAAACGGGTCTGGAAGACTTATCTGTCCAAGATTACAATATTTATTGAAGTTGTTGGGTTTATCATTCCTCTGATATTGAATGTCACTTGttcttctgtggtgctgagaaccctCCGCAAGCCTGCTACGCTGTCTCAAATTGGGACCAATAAGAAAAAAGTGCTGAAGATGATCACAGTGCATATGGCAGTCTTTGTGGTATGTTTTGTACCCTATAACTCTGTTCTTTTCCTGTATGCCCTGGTGCGCTCCCAAGCCATCACCAATTGCTTGTTGGAAAGGTTTGCAAAGATAATGTACCCAATCACTTTGTGCCTTGCAACTCTGAATTGTTGCTTTGACCCTTTCATCTATTATTTCACTCTTGAGTCCTTTCAGAAGTCCTTCTACATCAATACCCATATCAGGATGGAGTCCCTGTTTAAGACTGAAACTCCTCTGACCACAAAGCCTTCTCTTCCAGCTATTCAAGAGGAAGTTAGTGATCAAACGACAAATAATGGTGGTGAATTAATGCTAGAATCCACTTTCTAG